Proteins encoded within one genomic window of Humulus lupulus chromosome 1, drHumLupu1.1, whole genome shotgun sequence:
- the LOC133779664 gene encoding uncharacterized protein LOC133779664, producing the protein MGQSILGWKHCIPVIVVDGTFLKAAFGGTLLTASTQDANRHIFPLAFAITDFENNDSWECVFPNVTHGVCSYHLFCNIKTKFRTDAEATNIAFHAVAKAYNMEDFEKYMKDLDSLHEGIRPFLANEVKYEKWARIHSKSRKYAAMTSNIAESINAALKEMRELPVTTLLECLRNLIQKWSYNNKKEAEATFTELPKKQEEYLRKNFVKSLRMTVELASTLIYSVHSGLTTNIVDIAKKSCTCNKFDLDELPCEHAMAIIRKMNLQYKKYCSYYFTKQAMLNTYNASIHPLGDPKTWRVPPNVEEIEVLPPKGNKKSGRLRKKRLVSAREGSYQVKCGSTVIGTLLITITCDKAL; encoded by the exons ATGGGACAATCAATTCTAGGTTGGAAACATTGCATTCCAGtaattgttgttgatggaacaTTCCTAAAAGCTGCATTTGGCGGTACACTTCTCACAGCTTCAACACAAGATGCAAATAGACACATCTTCCCATTGGCTTTTGCTATAACAGATTTTGAAAACAATGATTCATGGGAGTG TGTCTTTCCAAATGTAACTCATGGAGTGTGCTCCTACCATCTTTTCTGCAACATAAAGACCAAGTTTAGAACAGATGCAGAAGCAACCAATATCGCATTTCATGCTGTTGCAAAAGCTTATAACATGGAAGATTTTGAAAAATACATGAAGGACTTGGACAGTTTACATGAAGGAATCCGTCCTTTTCTGGCCAATGAGGTTAAATATGAAAAGTGGGCAAGAATCCACTCCAAAAGTCGTAAATATGCAGCTATGACTTCAAACATAGCTGAATCCATTAATGCAGCACTAAAAGAAATGAGAGAGCTTCCAGTAACAACATTACTTGAGTGCCTTAGAAACCTGATTCAAAAATGGAGctacaacaacaaaaaagaagcAGAAGCAACCTTTACAGAATTGCCAAAGAAACAAGAGGAATACTTAAGAAAGAACTTTGTCAAGTCATTAAGAATGACT GTAGAACTAGCTAGCACACTCATTTACAGTGTACACAGTGGTTTAACAACAAACATTGTAGACATTGCAAAGAAATCATGCACTTGTAACAAGTTTGATTTGGATGAATTACCTTGTGAACATGCCATGGCAATCATTAGAAAGATGAACCTTCAGTATAAAAAATATTGCTCATATTATTTCACAAAACAAGCCATGTTGAACACCTATAATGCATCAATACATCCATTGGGAGATCCAAAAACATGGAGAGTTCCACCTAATGTTGAGGAAATAGAAGTACTACCTCCAAAGGGAAACAAAAAAAGTGGAAGGCTAAGAAAAAAAAGGCTTGTTTCAGCAAGAGAAGGGTCTTATCAGGTTAAATGTGGAAG TACAGTGATTGGAACATTACTTATCACTATTACTTGTGATAAAGCTTTATGA